The Punica granatum isolate Tunisia-2019 chromosome 4, ASM765513v2, whole genome shotgun sequence genome has a window encoding:
- the LOC116204801 gene encoding sister chromatid cohesion protein PDS5 homolog A isoform X8: protein MSDSVLGLISRIGNQIVRQSRLNKDFLVKNLRQAANELSQVEQPSAVESAERSKEVETALKPLIESFTKNDLALHKDKDVRLLVTICATELFRIMAPEPPFEEDSLLAVFKLIVSTFADLADMESPYFSKRAKILETFARLGLCMIMLDIECYNLIVEMFKVLFSVAREQHERSLTKNILSILKQIINEDASDELLEVILQNLLKEEKGVPSASSQIAVSIIQMCCEKLKPFIHRFLTSCMFEKETEGSALRKSYHEIIYKIFVNAPQMLFAIIPNILHELLNNDADVRRKAVQLLGRIFAELEHLATQDYHSLFMEFLNRFSDKSMEVRISALQCVKGFFMANPSGSEVQKILLALEARLLDLEDRVRTEAVTVICDIAISNMNAVPRELVVESTERLRDKSSSVRKKALWKLMEVYRVYCSKCSEGCMTISNHFEQISCKVLMLCYVKNCKEFRSHEVELLLAEELFPVLTPLEITRHWIHMFSLFESPHLKALNSILSQKRRFQLEMQRYLGLRRKEKQEVSSDEMEKKVRLLFKKLSASFPDPAKAEASFYMLDQLKDSYIFNVLSQLLDEMSIVNALNTREEFLQRIRERRSQEAAAKLLLAVVDYCPSLLRGSEVKLCTILEKNEQMTNEIMDALAKAGSQISIRLSDIYHLLERTCISGSRRQAKSAVSAIAAIMQPSDESALSELCKKLLYSLHSGVNMPTVLQSLGCIAKHFISTAEDFDRQITQFIETTPSNDLDLSDENCGCSKLCKLKTYGLKTLVNSFLPHAGTHVRRNINQLLEILEKMLHKGNTVGDTILSESDRAHIRLAAAKSVLRLSKRWDLFITPEIFSLTVSMVKDCSSFVKRSFLEKTYKLLKEHAVPSRYACALALATSDGEDLQNDSLKYMSKFIKEYSLEDQTCQSSTVQGVAIPGYPAYIIVYLVYVLAHDADFPPEECADEQILAHFCSPLFFLIRALVDANKLKGDLDLVIDPFSSLAGLLKAIRKAEDAVDAERTPKLHILSQIGWSFAMSLNNGSTSFGRTPDVVLLPSAYYRANNTKEFVEYSWGERFIRRIIQNFNSYILEGKPQDTKILALEKVAPVILGQKRERVTMPEGESAVEFPTVKHKRLSSKQNQRKERCVLSSCNSMSEVTILMRPQEKSQNEGIDDGSIKEITEAVSAVTVGPPAYSRAKRHDQHCLKEICQNRHVQMGKQSNLILSMESFHPSYGDGFKAQNNTSKTPLNSGDSKITCLEIESSETRSSDSLEAGVKMQETCTCGFVTFTFAGSFTKVTVLVEETQRSSLQHRKTRANGSRGDVTVQKQKAYTTARRKGTMARENNE from the exons ATGAGTGACTCAGTTCTTGGGCTCATCTCCCGGATCGGGAATCAGATCGTCCGGCAGTCTCGCCTCAACAAGGATTTCCTCGTCAAGAATCTCCGG CAAGCTGCCAATGAGTTGTCGCAAGTGGAGCAACCTTCAGCAGTAGAATCTGCTGAGAGGTCAAAAGAGGTTGAAACAGCCTTGAAACCTCTAATAGAATCATTTACTAAGAATGATCTTGCTCTGCACAAGGACAAGGATGTTAGACTTTTGGTGACTATATGTGCAACTGAACTTTTCCGGATCATGGCTCCTGAACCACCATTTGAAGAAGATTCTCTGCTG GCTGTATTTAAACTCATTGTCAGCACCTTCGCAGATCTAGCAGACATGGAGAGCCCATATTTTTCAAAGAGAGCAAAAATATTAGAGACTTTTGCACGGCTTGGATTATGCATGATAATGCTGGATATCGAATGCTATAATTTAATTGTTGAAATGTTCAAGGTTCTTTTCTCTGTTGCTAG GGAGCAACATGAACGGAGTTTGACTAAGAATATCTTGTCAATATTGAAACAAATCATTAATGAGGATGCTTCAGATGAACTCCTGGAAGTAATTTTGCAAAATCTTCTGAAGGAGGAGAAG GGTGTACCATCTGCCTCTTCCCAGATTGCTGTCTCCATCATCCAAATGTGTTGTGAAAAGCTAAAACCTTTCATACACAGGTTTCTTACTTCTTGCATGTTTGAGAAAGAGACAGAAGGAAGTGCACTCAGAAAATCATATCATGAAATAATTTACAAGATATTTGTGAACGCTCCTCAAATGCTTTTTGCTATCATCCCAAACATATTGCACGAGTTGCTG AACAATGATGCCGATGTTCGAAGAAAAGCTGTACAGCTTCTTGGAAGGATTTTTGCTGAGCTTGAACACCTTGCAACTCAGGATTACCATAGTCTTTTCATggaatttttaaatagattcTCTGACAAATCTATGGAAGTTAGAATTAGTGCTCTACAATGTGTAAAAGGTTTCTTTATGGCCAATCCTTCCGGTAGTGAAGTACAAAAAATTCTTT TGGCGCTTGAAGCTCGGCTGTTGGATCTTGAAGATCGAGTGAGAACAGAGGCAGTGACTGTTATTTGTGATATTGCTATATCTAATATGAATGCTGTCCCACGTGAACTGGTAGTTGAATCAACAGAAAGGCTTCGTGATAAAAGT AGTTCTGTTAGAAAGAAGGCATTATGGAAATTGATGGAAGTGTATCGAGTTTATTGCAGCAAGTGCTCAGAGGGTTGCATGACTATCAGTAATCACTTTGAGCAGATTTCATGTAAAGTCTTGATGCTTTGCTATGTTAAAAATTGTAAGGAATTCAG ATCCCATGAGGTGGAGCTTCTTCTTGCTGAGGAGCTATTTCCTGTCTTGACACCATTGGAAATTACGAGGCATTGGATTCAcatgttttctctttttgagTCTCCACATTTGAAGGCATTGAACTCTATTTTGTCTCAGAAACGAAG GTTTCAATTGGAGATGCAGCGGTATTTGGGATTACGGAGGAAAGAAAAG CAGGAGGTCAGTTCAGATGAAATGGAGAAGAAAGTTAGACTCCTATTTAAGAAATTGTCTGCATCATTCCCTGATCCTGCCAAAGCAGAAGCGAGCTTCTATATGCTGGATCAGTTGAAGGATAGCTACATCTTCAATGTGCTCTCTCAATTATTAGATGAAATGTCAATTGTGAATGCTCTGAACACAAGG GAAGAATTTTTACAGAGGATAAGAGAGAGACGTTCACAG GAAGCTGCTGCCAAACTTCTTCTG GCTGTTGTTGATTATTGTCCTTCCCTCTTAAGAGGTTCAGAAGTGAAGCTTTGTACTATATTAGAGAAGAACGAGCAAATGACTAATGAAATTATGGATGCATTAGCAAAAGCAGGCTCCCAGATTTCCATTAGACTCAG TGATATTTATCATCTTCTGGAGAGAACATGCATCTCGGGATCTCGTAGACAAGCCAAATCGGCTGTTTCTGCAATTGCAGCAATTATGCAACCTTCTGATGAATCTGCTTTATCAGAACTATGCAAG AAACTTTTGTATTCACTACATAGTGGGGTAAATATGCCCACTGTGTTGCAATCTCTAGGATGTATTGCAAAgcattttatctcaactgctGAAGATTTTGATCGACAGATCACTCAATTCATAGAG ACTACACCGTCGAATGATCTGGATTTATCAGATGAGAATTGTGGATGTAGCAAACTCTGCAAATTGAAG ACATATGGACTGAAGACACTTGTCAATAGCTTTTTGCCACATGCTGGAACTCATGTCAGGAGGAATATCAATCAACTGCTGGAAATTCTGGAGAAAATGTTGCATAAGGGCAATACTGTTGGGGATACAATTTTAAG TGAAAGTGATCGTGCTCACATAAGGTTGGCTGCAGCTAAATCTGTCCTTCGGCTTTCTAAGAGATGGGATCTATTTATAACCCCTGAAATATTCTCGCTTACAGTTTCAATGGTAAAG GATTGTTCTTCCTTTGTTAAGAGATCATTTCTGGAGAAAACATATAAACTTCTGAAAGAGCATGCAGTGCCCAGTAGATATGCTTGTGCGTTGGCATTGGCCACTTCAGATGGCGAAGACTTACAAAATGAT TCTTTGAAGTATATGTCAAAGTTCATCAAAGAATATAGCTTGGAAGATCAAACCTGCCAGAGTTCTACAGTGCAAGGAGTTGCTATACCAGGCTACCCAGCATatataattgtttatttagTTTATGTTCTTGCTCATGATGCTGATTTCCCCCCTGAAGAGTGTGCAGATGAACAGATATTAGCTCACTTTTGCAG TCCGCTCTTTTTCCTCATAAGAGCGTTAGTTGATGCTAATAAATTAAAGGGTGATCTGGATCTTGTCATTGATCCTTTCTCGTCATTGGCTGGTTTACTCAAAGCAATTAGAAAAGCTGAGGATGCTGTCGATGCTGAAAGAACTCCT AAGCTACACATTCTTTCACAAATTGGCTGGTCCTTTGCAATGTCATTAAATAATGGTTCTACCTCTTTCGGACGTACTCCTGATGTGGTTTTACTCCCATCTGCATATTATAGA GCTAATAATACAAAAGAGTTTGTGGAATACTCTTGGGGGGAAAGATTTATTAGGAGAATaatccaaaattttaattcttatatCTTAGAG GGCAAGCCACAGGACACTAAAATCTTAGCTCTGGAAAAAGTTGCTCCGGTAATTTTGGGACAGAAACGAGAAAGGGTCACCATGCCTGAGGGTGAATCTGCTGTAGAATTTCCAACTGTCAAGCATAAAAGGCTCTCAAGCAAGCAAAACCAGAGGAAAGAACGGTGCGTATTGTCTTCCTGTAATTCAATGAGTGAGGTGACTATATTGATGCGGCCACAAGAGAAAAGCCAGAATGAGGGAATAGATGATGGTTCTATCAAAGAAATAACTGAGGCTGTCAGTGCTGTTACTGTTGGACCTCCTGCATATTCCAGGGCCAAGCGTCACGATCAACACTGTTTAAAG GAGATTTGTCAGAATAGACATGTGCAAATGGGAAAGCAAAGTAATTTAATATTGTCAATGGAAAG TTTCCATCCAAGCTATGGCGATGGATTTAAAGCACAGAACAATACTAGCAAG ACACCGCTCAATAGTGGGGATTCCAAAATAACATGCTTGGAAATTGAGAGCTCTGAGACTCGAAGTTCTGATTCTTTGGAAGCTGGGGTAAAAATGCAAGAAACTTGTACCTGTGGTTTTGTAACCTTTACATTTGCAGGTAGCTTTACCAAG GTGACTGTACTAGTAGAGGAGACCCAGAGATCTTCCTTGCAGCACCG CAAGACAAGGGCAAATGGTTCACGAGGTGACGTCACTGTACAGAAGCAAAAAGCTTATACTACAGCAAGGAGGAAAGGGACCATG gcaagagaaaataatgagtAG
- the LOC116204801 gene encoding sister chromatid cohesion protein PDS5 homolog A isoform X6: MSDSVLGLISRIGNQIVRQSRLNKDFLVKNLRQAANELSQVEQPSAVESAERSKEVETALKPLIESFTKNDLALHKDKDVRLLVTICATELFRIMAPEPPFEEDSLLAVFKLIVSTFADLADMESPYFSKRAKILETFARLGLCMIMLDIECYNLIVEMFKVLFSVAREQHERSLTKNILSILKQIINEDASDELLEVILQNLLKEEKGVPSASSQIAVSIIQMCCEKLKPFIHRFLTSCMFEKETEGSALRKSYHEIIYKIFVNAPQMLFAIIPNILHELLNNDADVRRKAVQLLGRIFAELEHLATQDYHSLFMEFLNRFSDKSMEVRISALQCVKGFFMANPSGSEVQKILLALEARLLDLEDRVRTEAVTVICDIAISNMNAVPRELVVESTERLRDKSSSVRKKALWKLMEVYRVYCSKCSEGCMTISNHFEQISCKVLMLCYVKNCKEFRSHEVELLLAEELFPVLTPLEITRHWIHMFSLFESPHLKALNSILSQKRRFQLEMQRYLGLRRKEKQEVSSDEMEKKVRLLFKKLSASFPDPAKAEASFYMLDQLKDSYIFNVLSQLLDEMSIVNALNTREEFLQRIRERRSQVEFLSSVSSKCSFNIFSLEHVQHILDYLSDGFGCTHQEAAAKLLLAVVDYCPSLLRGSEVKLCTILEKNEQMTNEIMDALAKAGSQISIRLSDIYHLLERTCISGSRRQAKSAVSAIAAIMQPSDESALSELCKKLLYSLHSGVNMPTVLQSLGCIAKHFISTAEDFDRQITQFIETTPSNDLDLSDENCGCSKLCKLKTYGLKTLVNSFLPHAGTHVRRNINQLLEILEKMLHKGNTVGDTILSESDRAHIRLAAAKSVLRLSKRWDLFITPEIFSLTVSMVKDCSSFVKRSFLEKTYKLLKEHAVPSRYACALALATSDGEDLQNDSLKYMSKFIKEYSLEDQTCQSSTVQGVAIPGYPAYIIVYLVYVLAHDADFPPEECADEQILAHFCSPLFFLIRALVDANKLKGDLDLVIDPFSSLAGLLKAIRKAEDAVDAERTPKLHILSQIGWSFAMSLNNGSTSFGRTPDVVLLPSAYYRANNTKEFVEYSWGERFIRRIIQNFNSYILEGKPQDTKILALEKVAPVILGQKRERVTMPEGESAVEFPTVKHKRLSSKQNQRKERCVLSSCNSMSEVTILMRPQEKSQNEGIDDGSIKEITEAVSAVTVGPPAYSRAKRHDQHCLKEICQNRHVQMGKQSNLILSMESFHPSYGDGFKAQNNTSKTPLNSGDSKITCLEIESSETRSSDSLEAGVKMQETCTCGFVTFTFAGSFTKVTVLVEETQRSSLQHRKTRANGSRGKRK, from the exons ATGAGTGACTCAGTTCTTGGGCTCATCTCCCGGATCGGGAATCAGATCGTCCGGCAGTCTCGCCTCAACAAGGATTTCCTCGTCAAGAATCTCCGG CAAGCTGCCAATGAGTTGTCGCAAGTGGAGCAACCTTCAGCAGTAGAATCTGCTGAGAGGTCAAAAGAGGTTGAAACAGCCTTGAAACCTCTAATAGAATCATTTACTAAGAATGATCTTGCTCTGCACAAGGACAAGGATGTTAGACTTTTGGTGACTATATGTGCAACTGAACTTTTCCGGATCATGGCTCCTGAACCACCATTTGAAGAAGATTCTCTGCTG GCTGTATTTAAACTCATTGTCAGCACCTTCGCAGATCTAGCAGACATGGAGAGCCCATATTTTTCAAAGAGAGCAAAAATATTAGAGACTTTTGCACGGCTTGGATTATGCATGATAATGCTGGATATCGAATGCTATAATTTAATTGTTGAAATGTTCAAGGTTCTTTTCTCTGTTGCTAG GGAGCAACATGAACGGAGTTTGACTAAGAATATCTTGTCAATATTGAAACAAATCATTAATGAGGATGCTTCAGATGAACTCCTGGAAGTAATTTTGCAAAATCTTCTGAAGGAGGAGAAG GGTGTACCATCTGCCTCTTCCCAGATTGCTGTCTCCATCATCCAAATGTGTTGTGAAAAGCTAAAACCTTTCATACACAGGTTTCTTACTTCTTGCATGTTTGAGAAAGAGACAGAAGGAAGTGCACTCAGAAAATCATATCATGAAATAATTTACAAGATATTTGTGAACGCTCCTCAAATGCTTTTTGCTATCATCCCAAACATATTGCACGAGTTGCTG AACAATGATGCCGATGTTCGAAGAAAAGCTGTACAGCTTCTTGGAAGGATTTTTGCTGAGCTTGAACACCTTGCAACTCAGGATTACCATAGTCTTTTCATggaatttttaaatagattcTCTGACAAATCTATGGAAGTTAGAATTAGTGCTCTACAATGTGTAAAAGGTTTCTTTATGGCCAATCCTTCCGGTAGTGAAGTACAAAAAATTCTTT TGGCGCTTGAAGCTCGGCTGTTGGATCTTGAAGATCGAGTGAGAACAGAGGCAGTGACTGTTATTTGTGATATTGCTATATCTAATATGAATGCTGTCCCACGTGAACTGGTAGTTGAATCAACAGAAAGGCTTCGTGATAAAAGT AGTTCTGTTAGAAAGAAGGCATTATGGAAATTGATGGAAGTGTATCGAGTTTATTGCAGCAAGTGCTCAGAGGGTTGCATGACTATCAGTAATCACTTTGAGCAGATTTCATGTAAAGTCTTGATGCTTTGCTATGTTAAAAATTGTAAGGAATTCAG ATCCCATGAGGTGGAGCTTCTTCTTGCTGAGGAGCTATTTCCTGTCTTGACACCATTGGAAATTACGAGGCATTGGATTCAcatgttttctctttttgagTCTCCACATTTGAAGGCATTGAACTCTATTTTGTCTCAGAAACGAAG GTTTCAATTGGAGATGCAGCGGTATTTGGGATTACGGAGGAAAGAAAAG CAGGAGGTCAGTTCAGATGAAATGGAGAAGAAAGTTAGACTCCTATTTAAGAAATTGTCTGCATCATTCCCTGATCCTGCCAAAGCAGAAGCGAGCTTCTATATGCTGGATCAGTTGAAGGATAGCTACATCTTCAATGTGCTCTCTCAATTATTAGATGAAATGTCAATTGTGAATGCTCTGAACACAAGG GAAGAATTTTTACAGAGGATAAGAGAGAGACGTTCACAGGTTGAATTTTTAAGTTCAGTCAGTTCAAAGTGCTCCTTCAATATATTCAGCTTAGAACATGTGCAACATATTCTAGACTACCTTTCTGATGGTTTTGGATGCACACATCAGGAAGCTGCTGCCAAACTTCTTCTG GCTGTTGTTGATTATTGTCCTTCCCTCTTAAGAGGTTCAGAAGTGAAGCTTTGTACTATATTAGAGAAGAACGAGCAAATGACTAATGAAATTATGGATGCATTAGCAAAAGCAGGCTCCCAGATTTCCATTAGACTCAG TGATATTTATCATCTTCTGGAGAGAACATGCATCTCGGGATCTCGTAGACAAGCCAAATCGGCTGTTTCTGCAATTGCAGCAATTATGCAACCTTCTGATGAATCTGCTTTATCAGAACTATGCAAG AAACTTTTGTATTCACTACATAGTGGGGTAAATATGCCCACTGTGTTGCAATCTCTAGGATGTATTGCAAAgcattttatctcaactgctGAAGATTTTGATCGACAGATCACTCAATTCATAGAG ACTACACCGTCGAATGATCTGGATTTATCAGATGAGAATTGTGGATGTAGCAAACTCTGCAAATTGAAG ACATATGGACTGAAGACACTTGTCAATAGCTTTTTGCCACATGCTGGAACTCATGTCAGGAGGAATATCAATCAACTGCTGGAAATTCTGGAGAAAATGTTGCATAAGGGCAATACTGTTGGGGATACAATTTTAAG TGAAAGTGATCGTGCTCACATAAGGTTGGCTGCAGCTAAATCTGTCCTTCGGCTTTCTAAGAGATGGGATCTATTTATAACCCCTGAAATATTCTCGCTTACAGTTTCAATGGTAAAG GATTGTTCTTCCTTTGTTAAGAGATCATTTCTGGAGAAAACATATAAACTTCTGAAAGAGCATGCAGTGCCCAGTAGATATGCTTGTGCGTTGGCATTGGCCACTTCAGATGGCGAAGACTTACAAAATGAT TCTTTGAAGTATATGTCAAAGTTCATCAAAGAATATAGCTTGGAAGATCAAACCTGCCAGAGTTCTACAGTGCAAGGAGTTGCTATACCAGGCTACCCAGCATatataattgtttatttagTTTATGTTCTTGCTCATGATGCTGATTTCCCCCCTGAAGAGTGTGCAGATGAACAGATATTAGCTCACTTTTGCAG TCCGCTCTTTTTCCTCATAAGAGCGTTAGTTGATGCTAATAAATTAAAGGGTGATCTGGATCTTGTCATTGATCCTTTCTCGTCATTGGCTGGTTTACTCAAAGCAATTAGAAAAGCTGAGGATGCTGTCGATGCTGAAAGAACTCCT AAGCTACACATTCTTTCACAAATTGGCTGGTCCTTTGCAATGTCATTAAATAATGGTTCTACCTCTTTCGGACGTACTCCTGATGTGGTTTTACTCCCATCTGCATATTATAGA GCTAATAATACAAAAGAGTTTGTGGAATACTCTTGGGGGGAAAGATTTATTAGGAGAATaatccaaaattttaattcttatatCTTAGAG GGCAAGCCACAGGACACTAAAATCTTAGCTCTGGAAAAAGTTGCTCCGGTAATTTTGGGACAGAAACGAGAAAGGGTCACCATGCCTGAGGGTGAATCTGCTGTAGAATTTCCAACTGTCAAGCATAAAAGGCTCTCAAGCAAGCAAAACCAGAGGAAAGAACGGTGCGTATTGTCTTCCTGTAATTCAATGAGTGAGGTGACTATATTGATGCGGCCACAAGAGAAAAGCCAGAATGAGGGAATAGATGATGGTTCTATCAAAGAAATAACTGAGGCTGTCAGTGCTGTTACTGTTGGACCTCCTGCATATTCCAGGGCCAAGCGTCACGATCAACACTGTTTAAAG GAGATTTGTCAGAATAGACATGTGCAAATGGGAAAGCAAAGTAATTTAATATTGTCAATGGAAAG TTTCCATCCAAGCTATGGCGATGGATTTAAAGCACAGAACAATACTAGCAAG ACACCGCTCAATAGTGGGGATTCCAAAATAACATGCTTGGAAATTGAGAGCTCTGAGACTCGAAGTTCTGATTCTTTGGAAGCTGGGGTAAAAATGCAAGAAACTTGTACCTGTGGTTTTGTAACCTTTACATTTGCAGGTAGCTTTACCAAG GTGACTGTACTAGTAGAGGAGACCCAGAGATCTTCCTTGCAGCACCG CAAGACAAGGGCAAATGGTTCACGAG gcaagagaaaataa